DNA sequence from the Cupriavidus oxalaticus genome:
CCGCACAAACCGAACCAACCGCCCGCAACCAGGAGAAACTGATGAGCGATGTCAAGACCGTACTGTCCGACGCCGAGGAGCTGCTGAAGCAAGCCGCTTCGACCACCGGCGAAAAAGCCGCCGAACTGCGCGAGCGCGGCATGGGTCTGCTCAAGCAAGCCAAAGAAAAAGCCCAGGACCTGCAGGATGCCGTCGTGACCAAGAGCAAGGCAGCCGCTCGCGCCACCGACGACTACGTGCACGACCACCCGTGGCGCGCCGTGGGCGTGGCGGCCGGCGTGGGTCTGCTGGTCGGTCTGCTGCTGAACCGCAAGTAAGCGGCTGAAGTCCCGGTGCGGCGCCAGTTGCC
Encoded proteins:
- a CDS encoding DUF883 family protein, with the protein product MSESAQTEPTARNQEKLMSDVKTVLSDAEELLKQAASTTGEKAAELRERGMGLLKQAKEKAQDLQDAVVTKSKAAARATDDYVHDHPWRAVGVAAGVGLLVGLLLNRK